The Rhabdothermincola sediminis genomic interval GCGTCCGAACCACAGCAACTACATGGCCGGCCGCACACCCAAACACATGCTCGACACCCTCAAAGCCCGACAGACAAACTGACACCCTCCACAGGGTCCACCTGTCAACAGGACCCCCGGACAGGACGGTCTAGTCGATCACCGCGACCACGTCGCCCGATCCGACGGAATCCCCGGGGGCGACCTTGACGTCCTTGACCGTTCCCGCCTTGTCGGCGTTGATGTTGTTCTCCATCTTCATCGCCTCGAGGACGCACACGGTCTGGCCGACCTCGACCTGGTCGCCGACCTCGACGAGCACCTTCACGATCGTGCCCTGCATCGGCACCGTGACAGCGCCGGAGCCCGCGGCGCTCGCGCCCCCGGCGGCGCCGCCGGCTGCTCGCCGGGGTCGGGGACCGGCAGATGCCGACCGGGCGGCGCCCGCTGGTGCGGCAGCGATCGACTCGGGCAGCCACATCGTGACGCTGAACCGCTTGCCGTTCACCTCGACATCGACGTCGCGGCGGGTCTTCGGCTCCGTCGCTGGTGTTTCGCCGCCGGGCGTCTGGCCACCCACCCCGCTGAGGTCGAGCACTTCCTCCACCCACTTCGTCGAGTGAGCAGCGGACCGGAAGTCGGGGTGCTCGAGGATGGCGATGTCGGCGGGGATCGTGGTGGCGATGCCCTCGATCGTCATCTCCCGCAGGGCCCGCACCATCCGTCGGATGGCGACGTCGCGGTCGCGACCCCACACGATCAGCTTGCCGACCAGGTTGTCGTAGAACTGGCTGACCGCATCGCCGGACTCGTAGCCGCCGTCCCACCGCACACCGAATCCCTGGGGGGGCACCAGCTTGTGGATCGGCCCCGGTGAGGGGATGAACGCGCCCCCCGCCGGGTCCTCGGCGTTGACCCGCACCTCGATGGCATGGCCGGTGCGCACGATCTCGTCCTGGGTGAACGACAGCGGCTCACCCGATGCCACCCGGATCTGTTCGGCCACGAGGTCGATGCCGGTGACCATCTCGGTGACCGGGTGCTCGACCTGCAGCCGGGTGTTCATCTCCAGGAAGTAGAACGCACCGTCCTGGTACAGGAACTCGACGGTGCCGGCGTTGTAGTAACCGCACGCCTGAGCCACCTTCACCGCCGCTTCGCCCATGGCTCGGCGGATCTCGTCGGGGAAGGCCGGTGCGGGGCTCTCCTCCACCAGCTTCTGGTGACGGCGCTGCGCCGAGCAGTCGCGCTCGCCGACCCACACGCAGTTGCCGTGGGTGTCGCCGATGATCTGCATCTCGATGTGGCGGGGCCAGGGGAGGTACCGCTCGACGTAGCACTCGGCCCGACCGAAGCCCTTGAGTGCCTCGGACTGCGCCGACTCGAACGCCTCGGCCGCCTCGTCCGCAGATCGCACGACCCGCATGCCGCGGCCGCCCCCTCCATAGGCCGCCTTGATCGCCACCGGCCAACCGTGCTCCTCGCCGAAGGCGATCACCTGGTCCGCGCTCTCGAGGAACTCGGTGGTCCCCGGCACACCAGCCACGCCGGCGGCCTCGGCGGCCCGCCGGCTGCTGACCTTGTCGCCCATGACCTCGATGGCCTCGGGAGGTGGTCCGATGAAGGTCACCCCCTGCGCGGTGATGGCGCGGGCGAAGTCGGTGTTCTCGGAGAAGAACCCGTATCCCGGGTGAACACCGTCCG includes:
- a CDS encoding acetyl-CoA carboxylase biotin carboxylase subunit, whose product is MLTKVLIANRGEIAVRVIRACQEMGIATVAVYSELDRDALHVRLADEAFALGGQTAAESYLNTAAILDAIARSGADGVHPGYGFFSENTDFARAITAQGVTFIGPPPEAIEVMGDKVSSRRAAEAAGVAGVPGTTEFLESADQVIAFGEEHGWPVAIKAAYGGGGRGMRVVRSADEAAEAFESAQSEALKGFGRAECYVERYLPWPRHIEMQIIGDTHGNCVWVGERDCSAQRRHQKLVEESPAPAFPDEIRRAMGEAAVKVAQACGYYNAGTVEFLYQDGAFYFLEMNTRLQVEHPVTEMVTGIDLVAEQIRVASGEPLSFTQDEIVRTGHAIEVRVNAEDPAGGAFIPSPGPIHKLVPPQGFGVRWDGGYESGDAVSQFYDNLVGKLIVWGRDRDVAIRRMVRALREMTIEGIATTIPADIAILEHPDFRSAAHSTKWVEEVLDLSGVGGQTPGGETPATEPKTRRDVDVEVNGKRFSVTMWLPESIAAAPAGAARSASAGPRPRRAAGGAAGGASAAGSGAVTVPMQGTIVKVLVEVGDQVEVGQTVCVLEAMKMENNINADKAGTVKDVKVAPGDSVGSGDVVAVID